In Acanthopagrus latus isolate v.2019 chromosome 6, fAcaLat1.1, whole genome shotgun sequence, the genomic window caggttgtctttgtttatgttCACACTTGATTCCAGAATAAGTTGTCTAATGACGTTGTTCttctttctgcagctcagaaaGCCTCTGGTGGAGAAGTTACGCAGAGAGCGAATCAACAGCAGCATCGAGCAGCTCAAGTCTCTCCTGGGTCCAGACTTCCTCAACCAGCAGCCAGACTCCAAGCTGGAGAAAGCAGACATCCTGGAGATGACAGTTTGTGTCCTGAgacgactgcagcagcagcatcaacagcagagaagacTGCTGAACCACGTCAACAAGCTGCAGTCTTCCTCTGACAGCAACCTGACAGAGGCTGACTTCTCTCCTCTGAGCCCCACAGTCCACACCAGCATCACCAAAGACAAGAGTCCAGACAACAGCGCCCTCTGGAGGCCGTGGTAGACACCAACTCACTGGAGTTACTGCCACACAAACTCTCATGACCACATTGGTCAAAGATTACTGGACTGAATCCTTTGAAATTTGATGGACTTGTTCTTCTGTATGTACAGAAGgctgtattttgtgtattgAGTTTGTTCAAGATGACATTTCCTGaggaaatgacagcaacaaTATCTTTCAAGTTGAGAAAGAGAACCTCTTGTCATGCATGTTGCATGAACAACATCTGATTGCATCAGCAATTATTATCATACCTCACTGTACTTCATGTGTTGGTAGTATATGCTATGATAACATTTGTTATCTTTTGATTGTTATTGATCATTTTGATCAGAAAACTTTAACTGTCCTTTTTATGGACATATTGTCATGATGAACTTTAATCTCTCTGATTAATCAAAACTGATCTGATGTCAGATCCAAATGTTTATACTTTGTTCTAAAAGGTTATATTACTGTCACAATTTTCCTGTGACACTTTTATGATTCACTTCACGACATGTATTGGTCAAATTTAATACAATGGTTATATTTTTAACCTCTTGATTAATAATGATCATATTGATCAAAATTCTTAATTTGTCCATTTTATGGACAATTTGTCATTTTGGACTTTCCCCCACTTGTGGGgtaaaaatgatctgttttcaGATCAATATGTTTGATCAAAACTCAAAAGTGATCTGTTGTGAGATCCAAATGTTTatactttttttctaaaaggtaTGTTAATATCACTCTGTCACAATTTTCCAGTGACTGTCATGTGTTCTTTTAATGAAATTCATGTAATTAGCAGTTATTAACCTGCTGTCGTCACCCTGTGATAATATCCCTCTGATCtgttttaaggtcagtttttactgttttcttttgttcatgaaaaatgttttgtcgtCTTTTATAAAGACAGCTGTTCCTTCACTGAGTATTCTGTGTACAGAGAACATCTGGAAGCTGTTGGGATGTGTGTTCATCCCCAATCAGAGCTTTTTCAAACTGGATGTGGCTCATTGTGCTctgttgaataaacaaacaatgaaatttgCAAATACAGTACGTCTTCTCATGTCACTTTTTCTCATCTTTTAATGCTCCACTTCCTTATCTCAGTTCCcatttcatacatttcaatTAGTATCTTCACTCTGAGCCTCGCTATGGCTGCATTGACCCCATTACAGCCCTTATCGTATAAGATGAGCTGCCTCCTCTTTCCTCGGTACCTTGTTCAGGATAAAATGACAGGAAGGATGATTTTGACATCTGTCTAATTTACATAAATATAGGAACATAATCATAGTAATAAACATCGTAAAAGCATTccaaattgtatttatttattgagtaAGATACAATTGACTTGACAAATATGCTAACTATGACTTTTAATACCAGTCAACCATCTCAGTCATCTCTTCAATGAGAAGTAGCATTAACCAGTTAATTAGTGTGTTAACTGACTaccagacagggagagagagagagagatcagtgAGATAGTCAGGATTAAGGGAGTCTGAGAGAattagctcacacacacacacacacacacacacacacacacacacacacacacacacacacacacacacacacacacacacacacacacacacacacaaatatctgaGTCAAAGTCTGTGATTGATGAATTGTGATCAATTTTGACAAAGACGATTATGTCTTCGACACCTATGtagttcagtttattcatttttgttaagTTATTTGTAAAATTATACCTTTTACAAAACAGAATCAAAGTTCTTGTAATATAatcacagacagactgtgtttcaacTCCTTTTTACCTTTTCTTAACCTTTGGATGCACTCTTGAGAGATGTTCTCTTGTTGGTCACAAATACTAATGTAACTAAATACGTTTACTTAACTACTTTATGAATGTGAGAAACTTGACCTAACTGGAGTGTTTCCACTCATGCAACTTTATATTTCCAATCCATATCTCAGACAGGCAAATATGACACTTTTTACCCTGCTGCATTTGAGATCTTACATCTTAAAATAAAGTCCAAATTTGGTGACTGGGATCTTTTTTTGGTACAATGAAGGATGAAGTGTCCTTTCAACAATGGGTTGAGAAAACtagatcaaaataaaatgtttaaaaaaacctcCAGGATTATCATGAAAACGCATCGTCACAAAGTCTAgaactgtctgtttttctgacacCATGAAAAGCTGACCTCTGGTTCGCCCATTAGCTCAGTGGGTCGAGTcttgctgcatgtcacccccctctctctcaccctgtttcctgtcatctctgattGATAGGAcaatcaataaagccataaaacgGCCAaagaaatactttaaaaaaaaaaagaaaatgtgcctttttatAGATATGTGGTTCTCACATGAGAGCCACGCTACGAACACATGAAGTAAATATTGTTAAATGAGCTCAATCTTAAAAATTTGTAAAACTGctaaacacattaatgcagcagtaatattaatccaaaaacatcagatatgaaaataaaacactgacagggacgATTTCACCACATCAGCACATTTATCTGTCATAATTTAGGGAAATTAAGCtgattttgataattaaaattacttttacttaagcAAAGTATCTAAATACTTCTTGCATCACTTGtgataaacattttgttgtttctgttcatcATTCTCCAGGTGGGTTCACCTTCCTTCTTATCtcccctccatctgtctgtctgtctgtctatctgcaGTCTGTCTGATTGGAGGTCTCAGGTTTCCCAGCGTCCCTCCTCTGGGCTCCCACAGCTCCCTGCACAAGGCTGGACGTGCCCCGGTCACacgccctcctctctctccggAGCTTGGAGCCGCGGCGACACACGGCTTCCCACACTTCTGTATGCAGCCTGCTCAGCTGCGCACACAATAGAAGTGTGTCTGCTCTCACAAAGCCTCAGGACGGTTCTCAGGCAGAGAGCCACTTCACAGACGAGCCATCTGGTTGGGCTGTaactcagaaaataaaactttaaagcaTTATTAGCAGCTTCTGGGATGTTTTTGTTAGAGAATTTAGTTTTATCAGGGTGAAAggaatgttttatttgcagaggcttttagaaaaaacaaagacaatggaaagacaataacacaaacacttttcagaggaaaaaaaggctaTTTGTCCACTTTGAACCTCTGATTTTCATCACATGAGAGTATTTGCTGATGCCAATGAAACAATATTGTTTAACTCAACAGGAAAAGTGTaatattttggggtttttttttgtttaatttcacatcTCTAGTCTTGTGTCTTTGCTGCCTGTCACAGTCGTCAAAAAAACGTTCCCGTGTCCACCTcaggaaaaacattttcccaCTGACCCCGCTGATCTATGACATACAGATAAAGCATCCCACCTGTTCTCTCTGACAGGCATTAAATTAAACCCATTGTGTTGAGGTCTGAgcctcctgattggctgaaaggCAAAAGAGAGCGCCGGATGAGGAGCATAAAAGCAGGGCAGCGATGCAGATGTCAACACAGAAACCCTCAGAACCTTCACCGGCACCACCAGAACCTCCCAGCTCAAGACGAAAACCTCGACATGTCTCTCTACGCAGACCTCGCTCTTCAGGACACCGTGAAGGAACAGCTCTTCAGGTAAGACAGAGCCACATTTCTTCTCCTGtaagagtttttattttttttttcatctgactCAGTCCCTGATGAACATCTTAATAACAGCCATgattccttccttctttttctctcaggtgTAAACTCCACATGCTGGAGAGGAAATGCTGCACCGGAGTGGAGAAGCTGAAGGCTCTGATTGGGGAGCACCTGCAGAACGGGATCCCCGTCTCAGACCTCCTGGAGAAAACAAAGGCCTTCCTCACGCTGAGAAAAGCCCTGCTGTCACACAACGGCTACTCCAAATATTCAAGGGACATCTTACGCCTGTTTCCCGACGCAGAGGAGGACCTGGCTCCACTGTGCTTCTAAagaaggacgaggaggagaaactgaCTTTAAGGAGTCAATGAAAGTGCCTTAAAACCAGATATAGTAGTTTATTGATTTGAGAACTACAGATTTACGTGAGAccagctgcttctgtctgtggTTTACTTTGGCTTCAACAGAGGAAGAACATTTTCAGTTCTTGAAGAGGTTgctgacagagaagaagagtcagcggctaagttttttttttttttaaatgtgatgctGCTACTTTTGGGATGTATATTTGTCAGGGCTGTAGACCACAGGAGATAAACCTGGTCTGCTAACTATGCAGGGAATAGTTGCTGACTTTAACTTATTTAGGAAatgtgtcaacatttttttttaattacctgCAGTAAAATCTGCTTGAAGTTTAAAGCCCAACAGAGCACCTATTGTTCCTGTTAAATTCTGTATAGGATAATAATATTATGTGATTTAAGTTTGCATACAGTGTCTGACTGCCTTGTTTCAAGGTGTAATATTCTTAAACACCACACCTTTCTTATGAAAAGGGATTTGTTatcgattgattgattgtgtaTGCCATGTATGCTTATTTTGTTTCATTCGCcctcttttactttttattcatcCAAAGTGGAttgagatttgttttcatgttttttttggagttttcaagaaaaataaatgcgAAAGAGATTTACAGTGAGAGTGTTTTCCATGTCATCTTATTTGAATCACCCGTGGGAGAATCACATCACAAACAGCTCTTCACGTTTCACTGAAAGTAAAGTGAAGCCTCCGTCTCCGTACGGCATCGTCGCC contains:
- the LOC119020776 gene encoding transcription factor HES-2-like, with protein sequence MKPAEIRFSLQRPLQHRDPAMAPTITAAMTNSQEHLTLTHKLRKPLVEKLRRERINSSIEQLKSLLGPDFLNQQPDSKLEKADILEMTVCVLRRLQQQHQQQRRLLNHVNKLQSSSDSNLTEADFSPLSPTVHTSITKDKSPDNSALWRPW